Proteins encoded within one genomic window of Camelina sativa cultivar DH55 chromosome 19, Cs, whole genome shotgun sequence:
- the LOC104765435 gene encoding G-type lectin S-receptor-like serine/threonine-protein kinase CES101, whose amino-acid sequence MMVLGEACRRWILRSHKRWLMYRRIELPSQLWKQGQSCCETDTLQQGQYLKVGEELNSPFNIFKLKFFNFKNSSNWWYLGISYNSLYLHNNNEYDSASHQDRPVWIANRNNPISGRSGSLKVDPLGRLRILRGASSLLELSSTETTANTTLTLLDSGNLQLQEMDSGGSMRRILWQSFDYPTDTLLPGMKLGFNVKTGKRWELTSWLGDTLPASGSFVFGMDAKVTNRLTILWHGNMFWASGIWFKGQFLVENRLGFDVSFVSTKSERYFMYLGDQSDGTLFPRIMIDKQGTLRTINLKGVQRNVLCSSVSDYKLEYGCYQKKSMKCRYKRYGDLDKNGRCLEYGKCWSFSNYFIDGVFTSLGNGFILSETDGRLSSYDCNVKCHQNCSCLAYASTHADGTGCELWNTDPTNNGSSFHRHRTVHVREKVFEYTGVDNLMNHKAAIWLVVVASLILIIPVTWLIIYLVLRKFKLKVTVIFREMFNFLLGKVIPKIIVTFRGMFYYLWGKVIPQMINCIRRRLLKLRVGSTVDQEMLLRELGIDRRRRGNRSARKNNNNELQIFSFESVALATDYFSDANKLGEGGFGPVYKGRLRDEEEVAIKRLSLSSGQGLVEFKNEAMLIAKLQHTNLVRLLGCCIEKEEKMLIYEYMPNKSLDYFLFDPLRKNILDWTLRFRIMEGIIQGLLYLHKYSRLKVIHRDIKASNILLDEDMNPKIADFGMARIFGAQESRANTKRVADTFGYMSPEYFREGLFSTKLDVFSFGVLMLEIICGRKNNSFHHDSEGPLNLIVHVWNLFKENRVSEVIDPSLGKPALESPQVLRCVQVALLCVQENAEDRPNMLDVVSMIYGEGNNALSLPKEPAFYGGPRISSPEMEVEPQEVENVSANRVTITVMEAR is encoded by the exons ATGATGGTCCTCGGAGAAGCTTGCCGGAGATGGATTTTGAGGAGCCACAAGAGGTGGTTAATGTATCGGCGAATAGAGTTACCATCACAGTTATGGAAGCAAG GGCAATCATGCTGTGAAACAGATACGCTGCAGCAGGGTCAGTACTTGAAAGTTGGGGAAGAGCTAAACTCGCCTTTCAATATCTTCAAGCTCAAGTTTTTTAACTTCAAGAATTCAAGCAACTGGTGGTATCTTGGGATTTCGTACAACAGTTTGTATCTTCATAATAATAATGAGTATGATTCTGCTAGCCATCAGGACAGACCTGTCTGGATTGCTAATCGCAACAATCCAATCTCAGGACGCTCTGGAAGCCTTAAAGTGGACCCTCTTGGCAGATTGAGGATTTTAAGAGGAGCATCAAGCTTGCTTGAGCTAAGCTCCACGGAAACCACGGCAAACACAACCCTTACGCTGTTGGATTCTGGAAATCTTCAGCTTCAAGAGATGGATTCTGGTGGCTCGATGAGGCGGATTTTGTGGCAAAGCTTTGATTATCCAACAGACACTCTTCTTCCGGGGATGAAACTTGGTTTCAATGTCAAGACTGGGAAGAGATGGGAACTGACATCATGGCTAGGTGATACTTTACCTGCTTCTGGATCTTTTGTCTTTGGGATGGATGCTAAAGTTACAAACCGACTGACCATCTTATGGCATGGAAATATGTTTTGGGCAAGTGGGATCTGGTTCAAGGGTCAATTCCTCGTGGAGAACAGGCTGGGTTTCGACGTTTCCTTCGTTTCAACCAAGAGTGAACGTTATTTTATGTACTTAGGTGATCAGAGTGATGGAACATTATTTCCCAGGATAATGATAGACAAACAGGGCACTTTGCGGACGATCAATCTTAAAGGAGTACAACGAAATGTCCTTTGCTCTTCTGTCTCTGATTACAAGCTTGAATATGGTTgttaccaaaagaaatccatgAAATGCAGGTACAAACGTTACGGAGATTTAGACAAGAATGGGCGTTGTTTGGAGTATGGAAAGTGTTGGAGCTTTAGTAATTATTTCATAGATGGAGTATTTACTTCCTTGGGAAATGGATTTATTCTTAGCGAGACTGATGGAAGATTAAGCTCATATGATTGCAATGTTAAATGTCACCAAAACTGTTCTTGTCTTGCCTATGCTTCAACCCATGCCGATGGTACGGGCTGTGAACTCTGGAACACTGATCCTACAAACAATGGGTCGTCCTTTCATCGACACAGGACTGTACATGTCCGTGAAAAAG TTTTCGAGTATACAGGAGTAGACAACCTTATGAACCATAAGGCGGCAATTTGGCTAGTTGTTGTGGCGTCACTAATCCTAATCATACCTGTTACTTGGTTGATCATCTATCTTGTTCTGAGGAAATTTAAATTGAAAG TAACTGTTATATTTCGCGAAATGTTCAACTTTTTATTGGGAAAAGTCATTCCAAAAA TAATTGTTACATTCCGCGGAATGTTCTACTATTTATGGGGAAAAGTCATTCCACAAA TGATTAATTGCATACGGAGGAGGCTTTTAAAACTGAGAGTTGGGTCAACAGTAGACCAAGAAATGCTACTACGTGAGTTGGGAATTGATAGGAGACGCCGAGGCAACAGAAGTGcaaggaaaaataataataatgagctTCAGATTTTTAGCTTTGAAAGTGTAGCCTTGGCAACAGATTACTTCTCTGATGCAAACAAGCTCGGTGAAGGAGGTTTTGGTCCTGTATATAAG GGGAGGCTaagagatgaggaagaagtAGCTATCAAAAGACTATCATTATCATCTGGGCAAGGATTAGTGGAGTTCAAGAACGAAGCTATGCTTATTGCAAAACTTCAGCACACTAATCTTGTTCGGTTGCTAGGGTGCTGCATcgagaaggaagagaaaatgTTGATTTACGAATACATGCCCAACAAGAGCCTTGACTACTTCCTCTTTG ATCCCTTGAGGAAAAACATTCTGGATTGGACGCTGCGGTTCAGGATCATGGAAGGGATAATTCAAGGGCTTTTGTACCTTCACAAGTACTCGAGATTGAAAGTGATACACAGAGACATCAAAGCCAGCAACATTTTGCTGGACGAGGATATGAATCCAAAGATAGCAGATTTTGGAATGGCTCGGATATTTGGAGCGCAAGAATCCAGAGCCAACACCAAAAGAGTTGCTGACACATT TGGATATATGTCTCCTGAGTACTTCAGAGAAGGACTATTCTCAACGAAATTAGATGTGTTCAGCTTCGGGGTTCTAATGCTGGAAATCATTTGTGGAAGGAAGAACAATAGCTTCCACCATGACTCAGAAGGACCTCTGAATCTCATAGTTCAT gTGTGGAATCTGTTTAAAGAGAACCGAGTTAGCGAGGTGATAGATCCATCTTTGGGAAAACCTGCACTTGAGAGCCCGCAGGTGTTGAGATGCGTACAAGTTGCTCTGTTGTGTGTACAAGAAAACGCAGAAGATAGACCAAATATGTTAGACGTTGTGTCGATGATATATGGAGAAGGCAACAATGCTCTTTCTTTGCCTAAAGAGCCAGCTTTCTATGGTGGTCCTCGGATAAGCTCGCCAGAGATGGAGGTTGAGCCACAGGAGGTGGAAAATGTATCGGCTAATAGAGTTACCATCACAGTGATGGAAGCAAGGTGA
- the LOC109130970 gene encoding translation machinery-associated protein 7 homolog: MSSKQGGKLKPLKQPKSGKKEYDEHDMELMQKKKDEEKALKELRAKASQKGSFGGTGLKKSGKK; encoded by the exons ATGTCGTCCAAGCAag GAGGGAAATTGAAGCCCTTGAAGCAGCCCAAGTCTGGTAAGAAGGAGTACGATGAG CACGATATGGAGTTAATGCAGAAAAAGAAGGATGAAGAGAAG GCGCTTAAAGAACTCAGGGCCAAGGCTTCACAAAAAGGATCATTTGGAGGCACAGGACTTAAGAAGAGTGGAAAGAAATAA
- the LOC104765436 gene encoding pyridoxal 5'-phosphate synthase-like subunit PDX1.2, with the protein MADQAMTEQDQGAVTLYSGTAITDAKKNHPFSVKVGLAQVLRGGAIVEVSSVNQAKIAESAGACSVIVSDPVRSRAGVRRMPDPVLVKEVKRAVSVPVMARARVGHFVEAQILESLAVDYIDESEVISVADDDHFINKHNFRSPFICGCRDTGEALRRIREGAAMIRIQGDLNGTGNISRTVKNVRSLMGEVRVLNNMDDDEVFTFAKKISAPYDLVAQTKQMGRVPVVQFASGGITTPADAALMMQLGCDGVFVGSEVFDGPDPFKKLRSIVQAVQHYNDPHVLAEMSSGLENAMENLSVRGDRIQDFSQGSV; encoded by the coding sequence ATGGCGGATCAAGCTATGACGGAACAGGATCAAGGAGCTGTTACTCTCTACAGCGGCACTGCCATTACCGACGCTAAAAAAAACCATCCCTTCTCTGTTAAAGTTGGATTAGCTCAAGTACTCCGCGGCGGCGCCATTGTCGAGGTTTCTTCTGTTAACCAAGCTAAGATCGCTGAATCCGCCGGCGCATGTTCTGTCATCGTCTCGGATCCGGTTCGATCTCGCGCTGGTGTTCGTCGTATGCCGGATCCTGTTCTCGTCAAAGAGGTGAAACGAGCTGTCTCTGTTCCGGTGATGGCGCGAGCTCGCGTCGGTCATTTCGTCGAGGCTCAGATCTTGGAGTCTCTTGCGGTTGACTACATTGACGAGAGCGAGGTTATCTCTGTAGCGGATGATGATCATTTCATCAACAAACATAACTTCCGATCTCCCTTCATTTGTGGTTGCCGTGATACAGGTGAAGCTTTGAGGAGAATCAGGGAAGGTGCTGCTATGATCAGGATCCAAGGTGATTTAAACGGAACAGGTAACATTTCGCGGACTGTGAAGAACGTTAGGTCGTTGATGGGTGAAGTTAGGGTTCTGAACAatatggatgatgatgaggtgTTCACTTTTGCTAAGAAGATTTCGGCGCCGTATGATCTTGTTGCTCAGACTAAGCAGATGGGTAGGGTTCCTGTTGTTCAGTTTGCTTCAGGTGGGATCACGACTCCTGCTGATGCGGCTCTGATGATGCAGCTTGGTTGTGATGGGGTTTTCGTTGGTTCTGAGGTTTTTGATGGTCCAGATCCGTTTAAGAAGCTTAGGAGTATTGTTCAAGCTGTTCAGCATTACAATGATCCTCATGTGTTGGCTGAGATGAGTTCTGGATTGGAGAATGCGATGGAAAACTTAAGTGTTCGTGGTGACAGGATTCAAGATTTTAGCCAAGGAAGTGTTTGA
- the LOC104765437 gene encoding kinesin-like protein KIN-13B isoform X1, which produces MNGRQRSGAAAVHHQRQLSDNPLDMSSSNGRWLQSTGLPHFQSSANDYGYYAGGQGGGQATRGYQNAQRGFNGGNDFFGEPTTPQYGARPTNQRKNNDESEFSPGLLDLHSFDTELLPEQIPVSSQLDGPSLFNPSQTQSFDDFEAYNKQPNRSRVLAENLAAEKEKMNAVAKIKVVVRKRPLNKKESTKNEEDIIDTHSNCLTVHETKVKVDLTAYVEKHEFVFDAVLDEEVSNDEVYRETVEPVVPLIFQRIKATCFAYGQTGSGKTYTMKPLPLKASRDILRLMHHTYRNQGFQLFVSFFEIYGGKLYDLLSERKKLCMREDGKQQVCIVGLQEYRVSDTDAIMELIERGSATRSTGTTGANEESSRSHAILQLAIKKSAEGNQSKPPRLVGKLSFIDLAGSERGADTTDNDKQTRLEGAEINKSLLALKECIRALDNDQGHIPFRGSKLTEVLRDSFMGNSRTVMISCISPSSGSCEHTLNTLRYADRVKSLSKGNASKKDVSSSTMNLRESTKIPLSAALPTPTNYDDDVNEMWTEENDDFDASDYEQEKQMWKKNGKLEPSYTGMAQERIPKPTIQMKSRDMPRPDMKKSNSDDNLNALLQEEEDLVNAHRKQVEDTMNIVKEEMNLLVEADQPGNQLDGYISRLNTILSQKAAGILQLQNRLAHFQKRLREHNVLVSTTGY; this is translated from the exons atgaacggGAGACAGAGATCTGGCGCAGCGGCGGTGCATCACCAGAGGCAGCTTTCCGATAACCCTCTCGATATGTCTTCCTCCAATGGCAGATGGCTTCAGTCCACTGGTCTTCCGCATTTTCAGTCATCCGCAAAT GATTACGGATACTATGCTGGTGGGCAAGGAGGTGGTCAAGCAACAAGAGGATACCAGAATGCTCAGAGAGGGTTTAATGGAGGAAATGACTTTTTCGGGGAACCCACTACTCCTCAATACGGTGCTCGTCCCACCAACCAGAGGAAGAACAATGATGAATCTGAGTTTAGTCCAGGGCTCTTAGATCTGCATTCTTTTGATACTGAGCTTCTTCCTGAG CAGATTCCAGTCTCTAGCCAACTAGATGGCCCCTCACTTTTCAATCCTAGTCAAACCCAAAGCTTTGATGACTTTGAAGCTTACAACAAGCAGCCTAACCGAAGTCGCGTTTTGGCTGAAAACTTGGCTGCtgaaaaggagaagatgaaCGCTGTTGCAAAAATCAAAGTTGTT GTACGTAAGAGACCACTTAACAAGAAGGAGTCGACAAAAAACGAGGAAGACATTATTGACACCCATTCCAATTGCTTAACAGTTCATGAGACAAAAGTGAAG GTTGACTTAACAGCTTATGTTGAAAAGCATGAATTTGTGTTTGATGCCGTTCTTGATGAGGAAGTATCAAATGATGAG GTTTATCGTGAGACGGTGGAGCCAGTCGTCCCCCTAATATTTCAGCGCATCAAAGCCACTTGCTTTGCATATGGGCAAACAG GTAGTGGAAAAACCTATACTATGAAGCCTTTGCCTCTTAAGGCTTCAAGGGACATCCTGAGGTTGATGCACCACACATACAGAAACCAAGGGTTTCAGTTGTTTGTCAGCTTTTTTGAGATTTATGGAGGAAAGCTATATGATCTCCTCAGTGAGAGGAA GAAGCTATGCATGAGAGAGGATGGTAAGCAGCAAGTGTGCATCGTTGGTTTGCAAGAGTACAGAGTATCTGATACAGATGCGATTATGGAGCTTATTGAGAGAGGAAGTGCAACAAGAAGCACTGGAACAACTGGTGCAAATGAAGAATCATCTCGTTCCCATGCTATACTTCAGCTCGCAATAAAAAAGTCAGCTGAGGGAAATCAGTCAAAGCCCCCTCGCCTCGTTGGCAAACTTTCTTTCATCGATCTTGCCGGAAGTGAACGTGGTGCAGACACAACAGACAATGACAAGCAGACAAG ATTGGAAGGAGCAGAGATCAATAAGAGCTTACTCGCCTTAAAGGAATGTATTAGAGCTCTGGATAATGATCAAGGTCACATCCCTTTTAGAGGCAGTAAGTTAACCGAAGTTCTCAGGGACTCCTTCATGGGAAATTCTCGTACTGTAATGATATCGTGCATATCGCCAAGCTCTGGATCATGTGAGCACACACTTAACACGTTAAGATACGCAGATAG GGTTAAGAGTCTTTCAAAGGGAAACGCCTCTAAGAAAGATGTATCATCGTCGACCATGAACCTAAGGGAGTCCACAAAGATTCCTTTGTCGGCTGCACTTCCAACTCCAACCAACTATGATGATGACGTGAATGAGATGTGGACTGAAGAGAACGATGACTTTGATGCATCAGATTATGAGCAAGAGAAACAAATGTGGAAGAAAAATGGGAAACTAGAGCCGTCCTATACCGGTATGGCACAGGAGAGAATTCCGAAACCTACTATTCAGATGAAGTCAAGAGATATGCCAAGGCCCGATATGAAGAAGTCAAACTCTGATGACAACCTAAATGCACTTCTGCAG gaagaagaagaccttgTGAATGCACACCGTAAACAAGTTGAGGATACGATGAACATCGTGAAAGAG GAGATGAACTTGCTGGTTGAAGCAGACCAACCAGGAAATCAGCTCGATGGTTACATTTCAAGACTAAACACAATTCTATCTCAGAAGGCTGCAGGTATACTCCAACTACAGAACCGTCTTGCTCATTTCCAGAAACGCCTTAGGGAGCACAATGTATTGGTCTCTACCACTGGATACTGA
- the LOC104765437 gene encoding kinesin-like protein KIN-13B isoform X2 has protein sequence MNGRQRSGAAAVHHQRQLSDNPLDMSSSNGRWLQSTGLPHFQSSANDYGYYAGGQGGGQATRGYQNAQRGFNGGNDFFGEPTTPQYGARPTNQRKNNDESEFSPGLLDLHSFDTELLPEIPVSSQLDGPSLFNPSQTQSFDDFEAYNKQPNRSRVLAENLAAEKEKMNAVAKIKVVVRKRPLNKKESTKNEEDIIDTHSNCLTVHETKVKVDLTAYVEKHEFVFDAVLDEEVSNDEVYRETVEPVVPLIFQRIKATCFAYGQTGSGKTYTMKPLPLKASRDILRLMHHTYRNQGFQLFVSFFEIYGGKLYDLLSERKKLCMREDGKQQVCIVGLQEYRVSDTDAIMELIERGSATRSTGTTGANEESSRSHAILQLAIKKSAEGNQSKPPRLVGKLSFIDLAGSERGADTTDNDKQTRLEGAEINKSLLALKECIRALDNDQGHIPFRGSKLTEVLRDSFMGNSRTVMISCISPSSGSCEHTLNTLRYADRVKSLSKGNASKKDVSSSTMNLRESTKIPLSAALPTPTNYDDDVNEMWTEENDDFDASDYEQEKQMWKKNGKLEPSYTGMAQERIPKPTIQMKSRDMPRPDMKKSNSDDNLNALLQEEEDLVNAHRKQVEDTMNIVKEEMNLLVEADQPGNQLDGYISRLNTILSQKAAGILQLQNRLAHFQKRLREHNVLVSTTGY, from the exons atgaacggGAGACAGAGATCTGGCGCAGCGGCGGTGCATCACCAGAGGCAGCTTTCCGATAACCCTCTCGATATGTCTTCCTCCAATGGCAGATGGCTTCAGTCCACTGGTCTTCCGCATTTTCAGTCATCCGCAAAT GATTACGGATACTATGCTGGTGGGCAAGGAGGTGGTCAAGCAACAAGAGGATACCAGAATGCTCAGAGAGGGTTTAATGGAGGAAATGACTTTTTCGGGGAACCCACTACTCCTCAATACGGTGCTCGTCCCACCAACCAGAGGAAGAACAATGATGAATCTGAGTTTAGTCCAGGGCTCTTAGATCTGCATTCTTTTGATACTGAGCTTCTTCCTGAG ATTCCAGTCTCTAGCCAACTAGATGGCCCCTCACTTTTCAATCCTAGTCAAACCCAAAGCTTTGATGACTTTGAAGCTTACAACAAGCAGCCTAACCGAAGTCGCGTTTTGGCTGAAAACTTGGCTGCtgaaaaggagaagatgaaCGCTGTTGCAAAAATCAAAGTTGTT GTACGTAAGAGACCACTTAACAAGAAGGAGTCGACAAAAAACGAGGAAGACATTATTGACACCCATTCCAATTGCTTAACAGTTCATGAGACAAAAGTGAAG GTTGACTTAACAGCTTATGTTGAAAAGCATGAATTTGTGTTTGATGCCGTTCTTGATGAGGAAGTATCAAATGATGAG GTTTATCGTGAGACGGTGGAGCCAGTCGTCCCCCTAATATTTCAGCGCATCAAAGCCACTTGCTTTGCATATGGGCAAACAG GTAGTGGAAAAACCTATACTATGAAGCCTTTGCCTCTTAAGGCTTCAAGGGACATCCTGAGGTTGATGCACCACACATACAGAAACCAAGGGTTTCAGTTGTTTGTCAGCTTTTTTGAGATTTATGGAGGAAAGCTATATGATCTCCTCAGTGAGAGGAA GAAGCTATGCATGAGAGAGGATGGTAAGCAGCAAGTGTGCATCGTTGGTTTGCAAGAGTACAGAGTATCTGATACAGATGCGATTATGGAGCTTATTGAGAGAGGAAGTGCAACAAGAAGCACTGGAACAACTGGTGCAAATGAAGAATCATCTCGTTCCCATGCTATACTTCAGCTCGCAATAAAAAAGTCAGCTGAGGGAAATCAGTCAAAGCCCCCTCGCCTCGTTGGCAAACTTTCTTTCATCGATCTTGCCGGAAGTGAACGTGGTGCAGACACAACAGACAATGACAAGCAGACAAG ATTGGAAGGAGCAGAGATCAATAAGAGCTTACTCGCCTTAAAGGAATGTATTAGAGCTCTGGATAATGATCAAGGTCACATCCCTTTTAGAGGCAGTAAGTTAACCGAAGTTCTCAGGGACTCCTTCATGGGAAATTCTCGTACTGTAATGATATCGTGCATATCGCCAAGCTCTGGATCATGTGAGCACACACTTAACACGTTAAGATACGCAGATAG GGTTAAGAGTCTTTCAAAGGGAAACGCCTCTAAGAAAGATGTATCATCGTCGACCATGAACCTAAGGGAGTCCACAAAGATTCCTTTGTCGGCTGCACTTCCAACTCCAACCAACTATGATGATGACGTGAATGAGATGTGGACTGAAGAGAACGATGACTTTGATGCATCAGATTATGAGCAAGAGAAACAAATGTGGAAGAAAAATGGGAAACTAGAGCCGTCCTATACCGGTATGGCACAGGAGAGAATTCCGAAACCTACTATTCAGATGAAGTCAAGAGATATGCCAAGGCCCGATATGAAGAAGTCAAACTCTGATGACAACCTAAATGCACTTCTGCAG gaagaagaagaccttgTGAATGCACACCGTAAACAAGTTGAGGATACGATGAACATCGTGAAAGAG GAGATGAACTTGCTGGTTGAAGCAGACCAACCAGGAAATCAGCTCGATGGTTACATTTCAAGACTAAACACAATTCTATCTCAGAAGGCTGCAGGTATACTCCAACTACAGAACCGTCTTGCTCATTTCCAGAAACGCCTTAGGGAGCACAATGTATTGGTCTCTACCACTGGATACTGA
- the LOC104765438 gene encoding uncharacterized protein LOC104765438 produces MFQKTNSFFHRTLHSLKSIILRAGKKLPRPKTHFPCTFCRSNSLDGDNIYASFLNIWEFDLENSIGGPLKLEHKVEEQEQDHQEKKTEPCSSRSSRDCDTMEKKINKMYMIETGDIEQALDVEEALHYYSRIRSPVYLNIVDKFFTDLYS; encoded by the coding sequence ATGTTTCAGAAAACAAACAGTTTCTTTCATAGAACACTTCACAGTCTCAAGTCCATCATTCTCCGAGCAGGTAAGAAACTCCCTAGACCAAAAACTCACTTCCCATGTACATTTTGCAGATCAAATTCTCTCGATGGAGACAATATCTACGCAAGTTTCCTCAACATTTGGGAGTTTGATCTGGAAAACAGCATCGGAGGTCCATTAAAGTTGGAGCACAAGGTTGAAGAGCAAGAACAAGATcatcaagagaagaaaacagaacCTTGCAGTTCCCGTTCATCAAGAGACTGTGATactatggagaagaagattaacAAGATGTATATGATTGAGACTGGAGATATAGAGCAAGCCCTTGACGTTGAAGAGGCACTTCATTACTATTCTCGTATTAGAAGTCCCGTGTATCTCAATATCGTTGACAAGTTCTTCACTGATCTCTACTCTTAA
- the LOC104767549 gene encoding putative F-box protein At3g16210 has translation MRWELPFDLMVEILARVPVKDLARFRCVCKSWLSLFQDERFIKQHMSHAPTRIMSFRGWQTQPCHFSFETSTTTGKQPPEMIVQEVVKLNIGDEVLLRSSGLIGHCHGLFCLDLEDNTFGIWNPALRDFRRIQTRHLNNWAEMGFGYDHSTQDYKLVLVPNMKEGSCSQAQVLSLKSGVSRLIDFPSLENFSMCHMRLPGTLMGQNIYWQVYDRDRKVALTETILCFDLVSESFSYCPGPSTCGQGFPHAVVGLTGGLCTVGVDLSCGDLIVWSAQHEKEENTSIIKSWNKILSLSRGIVVSSVAHQITKCWLVSAVNYAGLLLFLVNIGREAKLLAYNFEDKSLRIVQTSLSLDRYGPLQTYVETLVPIPGASL, from the coding sequence ATGAGGTGGGAGCTTCCCTTTGATTTAATGGTGGAAATACTCGCTAGGGTTCCTGTTAAGGACTTAGCACGGTTTAGATGTGTCTGCAAGAGTTGGTTGTCCTTGTTCCAAGACGAGAGATTTATTAAACAGCACATGAGTCATGCCCCAACGAGGATCATGTCTTTCCGTGGCTGGCAAACTCAACCCTGCCACTTTTCTTTTGAAACTAGTACTACTACTGGCAAGCAGCCGCCAGAGATGATAGTCCAAGAGGTTGTTAAGTTGAACATTGGAGATGAAGTCTTGCTCCGCAGTTCTGGTTTGATTGGTCACTGCCATGGACTCTTTTGCTTAGATCTTGAAGATAATACTTTTGGTATTTGGAACCCGGCTTTGAGAGATTTTAGAAGAATACAAACAAGGCATCTCAATAACTGGGCTGAGATGGGTTTTGGGTATGACCACTCTACTCAAGATTATAAGCTTGTCTTGGTTCCCAATATGAAAGAAGGCAGCTGCTCTCAAGCACAAGTGTTATCCTTGAAGTCGGGTGTGTCTCGGTTGATTGATTTCCCGTCTTTAGAAAACTTTTCCATGTGCCACATGAGACTACCTGGAACCCTTATGGGTCAAAACATCTACTGGCAGGTCTATGATCGTGATCGTAAGGTAGCCTTGACTGAAACGATTTTGTGCTTTGATTTGGTGTCAGAGTCATTCAGCTACTGCCCAGGTCCAAGTACTTGTGGTCAAGGATTTCCTCATGCTGTTGTGGGATTGACAGGAGGTCTATGTACTGTTGGGGTTGACTTGTCTTGTGGTGATCTCATTGTTTGGTCTGCCCAACATGAAAAGGAGGAGAACACTAGTATTATCAAATCTTGGAACAAGATCCTCAGTCTCTCAAGGGGCATTGTTGTAAGCTCAGTTGCTCATCAAATCACTAAGTGCTGGCTAGTGTCTGCGGTAAACTATGCGGGATTGCTATTGTTTTTAGTAAATATTGGAAGAGAAGCAAAGTTGCTTGCATACAACTTTGAGGACAAAAGTTTGAGAATTGTTCAGACTAGTTTGTCACTCGATAGGTATGGACCTCTTCAGACGTATGTTGAAACACTTGTCCCTATTCCTGGCGCTTCTTTATAG